TCTTCCAAgcttgtagataaatatatagaaagcgTTGAACACGACAACTGCTATGACATCTCTCCCTCTCAGGCAACTTCCACCTTGGCCGGCTCGGCCATCATCGTGTAGGAGCGGAACTCGTCGTAGATCTTCGAGTTGTCGAGGGTGTCCATCCTGCCGTCCATGTAGGAACAGAAGGACAGGACGGCCTTCATGAAGTCGTCCTCTCCCGTGCGGGCGAGCAAGTCGCTCAACGCGCCGTCGGGGTCGTGCAGGTCGTCCAGAGACTGCAGGGCAGCGTCCAAGGGGTCGTCCTGGGCGCTGGTCCATGAGGCGTCGCTGGAGGAGCCCGTGGAAGACTTGCGGCCGTCGGGGCTTCGGCTGCGCTCTGGGTAGAAGACGGACTGCGACGGGACTAGCCCGTGGTGGTGGCCTGCAGCTACTGCGGCGGCTTGTGCCCTCTCCATCACTAGACGAGTTCGCAGCTTCTGTACTGTATTACCCATAGACGAGGTTCTCGACCTGGAACAAGGAGAGAATGAGGTTAagataaggttaaaaaaaaaaagatgttaatACTCTCAGGTCAAATTATGTCATGACCTTTTAGTTTACGTCAAAATTCAAAGATGAAACAAGCTACATTTTAGTAATACCCTTTATACTGTATGCCTAGACAATTGTGCATTTCCTAAGattcataggagagagagagagagagagagagagagaggaaaatatataattgttcaaaatatttattttcaggtTATGATTTCATCTTTAATTGTCCCATTCACAATTAACCAATGATGGCATATGAAGAAAGGTCAGAAATGATAAATTTTGTGACAGTTATTGCATTCATAAGTGAATGATGCATTCCAAAATGAATGACAGTGTAATCCAAGACATGAAATGAATAACTTTTACCTTGAAATGAACAAGTCTAAGTTTCTTATCTCTTCATATTAAAATGAAACAGTTGAACATCACTGATACAGATATTGGGACCTTTTAAATGTTGAAACcatgaaattgaaattttcacaatttaaaagaaattaaatctaTAATTGCTCAATTTTACTTTCAAATACAATTCCACACGAAAAGAAAAAACTCACTACTTACTTATTTGCACGAACGAACGCTTGGATATCCTTGCAAGGTCACTGATATATCAAGGCCTTCACAATACAAGTTTccgaaagaaagaataaaaaaaaaaccacttggcCTTATATGGCTCTCGGCTAAAGTCCGTTAAGTTATAAACACCACGATCACTGTAGGTGTACACCCTGGCTTATCTTGGCTGATTCTGACACAGAATCGCTCCGCGGGCTTATATACAAGTCGGCGCAAAGAGGCGGGGCTTGCCAAATGGGGGCggagccttcccccccccccccccccccctctctctctctctctctctctctctctctctctctctctctgccaggccAAAGGGATAAGCTGAAGTTGTTCTTGGAATTCCAAATTGTATAAAAGTCAAAGTTGTGAAAGTATGTCAGAGCATCAGTGAGGACTGTCCTCTGAAACTAAAGATTAACTGACAGATTAGGCATACATGCTGTTTAACTTTTAAGAACTGTATTTGGgtgaaattgattgattgattgacttgaTATCGAAACAGGCGTTACGACAATCAGTATCAACGACGTAAGGAAAGACGAATAGACAGACACGCATATATTGACCAATCTTTACAGGCACAGCATCTACATAGACCTATACGTCTAAATGGACAAACCTGTACAAGCGCAGTATGTAGACCTATATCTTAACATATCGGCAAATCGGAATACGACATGACATCAgaaagcagaagagagagagagagggagagagagagaataaacattgTTTATTCACGTTAATTAAGGAACACTACAAACGCGATATCACAATATACATTTATGCCGTGAAATCGCGTCTCGACAAAAGGCCACACGCAAGCAGCGAAAaatccaaattctctctctctctctctctctctctctctctctctctctctctctctctctctctctctctctctctctctcctctactttaCTCTGTTTCCAAGAGATGCTACAATTGACCTTTCGCGTTTCAAGTGACAACACAGAAGACCATTTTCGCATTATTAGCGCCGTGCAAGCCAAaccatccctccctccccccttccccccaacccac
The sequence above is drawn from the Macrobrachium nipponense isolate FS-2020 chromosome 32, ASM1510439v2, whole genome shotgun sequence genome and encodes:
- the LOC135207541 gene encoding uncharacterized protein LOC135207541; translated protein: MGNTVQKLRTRLVMERAQAAAVAAGHHHGLVPSQSVFYPERSRSPDGRKSSTGSSSDASWTSAQDDPLDAALQSLDDLHDPDGALSDLLARTGEDDFMKAVLSFCSYMDGRMDTLDNSKIYDEFRSYTMMAEPAKVEVA